A region from the Mycolicibacterium litorale genome encodes:
- a CDS encoding MFS transporter, with the protein MSAERTHAPRAAHRLRWVLLTLCVTEITSWGVLYYAFTVLSDQISADTGWSAPAVTAAFSAGLVTSAIVGIPVGRWLDRVGPRWIMTAGSALGCASVVAVVAAPTYAWFVAAWLVAGVAMSGVFYAPAFAALTRFFGADAVRALTALTLVAGFASTVFAPLTAALSDNLSWRGTYLVLAALMAVITIPAHFFGLRRPWPPVETKHAVESPTRTARSGAFIALVAAFALSGVASYAVIANLVPLMGQRGISTGAAAVALGLGGAGQVLGRLGYQTLVRRIGVVPRTVVIMAGVAVTTALLGVFSSYAALLIVTIGAGVMRGIMTLLQATAVTERWGPTHYGHLSGILNAPVMIATAIGPFVGAALASLLGGYAAMFLALGAVAALAAVVAAATSPAPLQEESAG; encoded by the coding sequence ATGAGCGCCGAGCGGACGCATGCACCCAGGGCAGCCCACAGGTTGCGCTGGGTGTTGTTGACGCTGTGCGTCACCGAGATCACCAGTTGGGGAGTGCTGTATTACGCCTTCACCGTGCTGTCCGATCAGATCAGCGCTGATACGGGGTGGTCGGCGCCTGCGGTGACCGCGGCGTTCTCGGCGGGACTGGTGACCTCGGCGATTGTCGGCATTCCGGTAGGCCGGTGGTTGGATCGTGTCGGTCCACGTTGGATCATGACGGCCGGTTCGGCGCTGGGCTGTGCGTCGGTGGTCGCGGTGGTGGCGGCACCGACCTATGCCTGGTTCGTCGCGGCCTGGCTGGTTGCGGGGGTGGCGATGAGCGGCGTCTTCTACGCACCGGCGTTCGCGGCGCTGACCCGGTTCTTCGGCGCGGACGCGGTGCGGGCGTTGACGGCATTGACGTTGGTGGCCGGCTTCGCCAGCACGGTGTTCGCGCCGTTGACCGCGGCGTTGTCGGACAATCTCAGTTGGCGAGGTACCTATCTCGTGCTGGCCGCGCTGATGGCGGTGATCACGATCCCGGCGCACTTCTTCGGGCTGCGGCGACCGTGGCCGCCGGTGGAGACCAAGCATGCGGTGGAGTCCCCGACACGCACGGCGCGCAGCGGAGCCTTCATCGCGTTGGTGGCGGCGTTCGCGCTTTCCGGGGTGGCGTCGTATGCCGTGATCGCGAACCTGGTGCCGTTGATGGGCCAGCGCGGGATCAGCACCGGCGCCGCAGCGGTCGCGCTCGGTCTCGGCGGTGCGGGTCAGGTTCTCGGCCGCCTCGGATATCAGACCCTGGTGCGGCGCATCGGCGTCGTGCCGCGCACGGTCGTCATCATGGCCGGTGTCGCGGTCACCACCGCGCTTCTCGGGGTGTTCAGCAGCTACGCCGCGTTGCTGATCGTGACGATCGGCGCCGGCGTGATGCGTGGCATCATGACGCTGCTGCAAGCCACCGCGGTCACAGAGCGTTGGGGCCCAACCCATTACGGCCACCTCAGCGGCATTCTGAACGCGCCGGTGATGATCGCCACCGCGATCGGCCCGTTCGTCGGTGCGGCGCTGGCCAGCCTGCTCGGCGGTTACGCGGCGATGTTCCTGGCCCTCGGCGCTGTCGCGGCTCTGGCTGCGGTAGTGGCTGCTGCGACGTCCCCGGCACCGCTGCAGGAGGAATCCGCGGGCTGA